In the bacterium HR17 genome, GCTCCCTTTGCCCACGACCATTGCCGCTGCCATAACCCGAACGCGAACGCTGCCCCCGTAACCGCTGCAAGGACGCCCGCCAGTTGGCTGATAGCGGCTGTGTGGGCGATGAACAAAGCGGCGCTGCCCGCTGTCGCCACCGTTGACCATGAGATTGGTAGCAACACACCTGTCTGCCGTTCTGCTAACGCGTCCATCGCTAACCACAGTGCCGTCAGTGCCATCCCCAAGCCGATCGCCCACGCGATTTTTGCGCCTATCGTCAACGACGCTGCCGGCAACAGCAACACTGCCACTGCCCCAACGCTGACCGGCAATCGCCACATCGTTTTGAGGACCGTCGGTAAGGTCGGGAGATGATCAAGGGCACTGAGCATCGCCACAAGCAGCGCCGACAAAGGCAACCACCCCTCAACGGAATGGGGAACGAGTGGCAGCGTCCCTGTGACTATCCGATGTCCGACAGCGTAACCGGTCGCCAACGCAATGCCCGTCAGCCACGAGCGGAACGCCCACTGTTTAGGTTTCGTGGCGAGCGACGCTATCGCCAAAATGGTGATCGCTGTCGCCGCTGGCGGCAGGCTCAGCGTGAGCGCTGACTTTAGGAGAAAGGTCATGGGTCGTCACGCCCATGCGGCGTTTTCCGAATGCCTCGGTGTGCGACATTTTGCAGGCGCATCAACATGAAGCCCCTACTTTTTGATGCCCATGATGGCGACCGTCAGGGTCACTTCGTCGGCAGCGATGTTCATCAAGCCCTTCATCCCAAACTGGCTGCGACGGATGACAAAGGTCGTCTCAAAGCCGATGACCTGCATACCCTTGAAGTTTTTGCCTTCCCCGACCTTCGTCACAGTGACGGTGATAGGGCGCGTGACACCGTGCAGCGTCAAATTGCCTGTCACTCGGTAGCGGTTTTTACCGATGGCTTGGATGCGTTGGCTCTTGAAAGTGATGGTCGGGAACTGTTTGGTGTTTAGAAAATCGGGGCTCTTCAGGTGCTTATCTCGGTCGGGCACGCCCGTATCCAAACTGTCGGCGTTGACGGTGATGGTAACGGAACTCTTGGCGGGATCTTTGTCCACGATGAGCGTGCCCTTGATGTCAGTGAAGCGCCCGTAGACGAACACCGCCCCCGCTTGGGCGACATTGCGGCAGCGGAAGAGGACAAATGAGTGGGCGGGGTCAACTTCGTAAGTCTCCGCTGCCGCGACCGTCACCGCTGCAATAAGGCTCACAAGGATGCTCCCGATGCACCGACGACGCATAGCGACCACCTCCTCACGCGGGAGTGGCAAAATCTTTGAGCACACCCGCTGAACACCGCAGAAAAATAAGCACACTTCGCGGCATATGTCTGTGAGTTGCCATACAAAGCGGGCAGGTTATGCTGACTTCGTGCGCACGATCCGCACCGCATCGCGCCCCAGCAGTGCCATCAACTGTTGGCACAGTCGTTGCGTGAGCCGAACGCGAATGGGTAGAGCCCGCACTTTGTTCGTTGCCCCTTGCTGGATGACAACCTCCACAGGCGTTTCCCCTGGCGATTGTGTCAGGGCAACTTTCAGCCGGTCTGCCATATCTTTGGGCAAGGTCGCCGGCAAGTAGAGGCGCAAACGCAGTGTGGAATCGGCGCCAAGGGTGTCGTCAACGGAGCGAACGGTAGCAGGCTTGGCGGTTGAATGGGGCAATGCTTTGACGCTTCCTCCGTCGGCAGAACAAGGAGGCGGCGGGCTATGGGCAGGCGCGAAATCACCGCGTCTGTGCACTGCTGCACCGTTGCCGTTGAATGTTCGGGCATGTCCGTTGGCTGACGCCGAGGGCGCCATGGAGCCACTCGGCGCATCGTCCAATGAGAAACGCTCTACCAAGCGGGGATTTAGCCGCACGACCAATTGGTGGTCCTCTTCGTCCTCATCGTCGCCGTGCCGGACAATTTCATCCACGCGCACTATGCCTTCCAGGTAGAGCAGTGCGTCCTTTTCAAACAAGTGGGCGAACTGCTGGTAACCGTCACCACTGAGGACGACCTCGGCTTCGCCGCCCGTGTGGTCTTGCAGTCGGGCGAACATCAAGGGACGGTTTTGGCGGTCCACCAACAGACGAACTGCCACGACCATGCCCCACACCCGCACCAACGCTCCTGGTGTCACGGTGACCAATTCATCCAACCCGTGGGTGATGCGGTGAGCGACCAATTTGTACCCCTCTTGTATCGGGTTGGCGGAGAGAAACACGCCCAACAACTCCCGTTCCCACTCCAGTTTTTGCCGCAAGGGCACATCCGCCACATCGGGAAGCAACAACGCCTGTAGGGGTGCGGCGGGAGATTCGCTGAACAACGCCGTTTGCCCTACAGCCGGTGCCGCGCTTTTCCCCGCTTGCTCCCACAGCAATTCCAGCGCCTGCAGCAGCTGATGGCGGTTAGGGTGGAGCGGATCAAAG is a window encoding:
- the yceI gene encoding Protein YceI; this encodes MRRRCIGSILVSLIAAVTVAAAETYEVDPAHSFVLFRCRNVAQAGAVFVYGRFTDIKGTLIVDKDPAKSSVTITVNADSLDTGVPDRDKHLKSPDFLNTKQFPTITFKSQRIQAIGKNRYRVTGNLTLHGVTRPITVTVTKVGEGKNFKGMQVIGFETTFVIRRSQFGMKGLMNIAADEVTLTVAIMGIKK